The following are encoded in a window of Methanocalculus natronophilus genomic DNA:
- a CDS encoding YkgJ family cysteine cluster protein: MYGVEELGRALQAIGFSCRMCGGCCRGEEDEGRVIVSPIEIDGLASATGMEREEMVKPYPEFIESGDGHSFTFEWCIRRSGSGCIFHSENGSCLVYAVRPWICRTYPFALDGEQLTVSECPGTGGEMTEEAAGALANALILRKRAEEEEEDAVLKLYAAATLPDDGPVVFDSRGMWRIHG, encoded by the coding sequence ATGTATGGAGTAGAAGAACTGGGCCGTGCTCTTCAGGCGATCGGCTTCTCATGCCGTATGTGCGGTGGGTGCTGCCGTGGAGAGGAGGATGAAGGCCGTGTCATCGTCTCACCAATTGAGATTGATGGTCTTGCCTCGGCTACCGGGATGGAGAGGGAAGAGATGGTGAAACCCTATCCCGAATTCATTGAGTCCGGTGATGGCCATAGCTTCACCTTTGAATGGTGTATCAGACGATCTGGCAGTGGATGTATCTTCCATTCTGAGAACGGCAGCTGTTTGGTATATGCGGTGCGCCCCTGGATCTGCAGGACGTACCCGTTTGCACTCGACGGCGAGCAGTTAACCGTCTCAGAATGCCCTGGAACCGGAGGGGAGATGACAGAGGAGGCGGCTGGTGCGCTTGCCAATGCACTCATCCTGAGGAAGAGGGCAGAAGAGGAGGAAGAGGATGCGGTCTTAAAGCTATATGCAGCCGCGACACTGCCGGATGACGGCCCGGTGGTCTTTGACAGCAGGGGTATGTGGAGAATACATGGGTGA